In Lates calcarifer isolate ASB-BC8 unplaced genomic scaffold, TLL_Latcal_v3 scaffold_36_77, whole genome shotgun sequence, a single window of DNA contains:
- the zbtb37 gene encoding zinc finger and BTB domain-containing protein 37 gives MERSGSIQLDIPDFSNSVLTHLNQLRVQGRLCDIVVNVQGQSFRAHKVVLAASSPYFRDHMSLSQMSTVSLTVIRNPSVFEQLLSFCYTGRLCLQLADIISYLTAASFLQMQHIIDRCTQILEGIHLKISLADLDEESREEEVRGPRGIRTLEAVVRGGGHHGLRLLGPRGGAEACEAVSPTEEPISPPPTVEHSGLEGATAASRAGKEPILRINRAGQWYVETSSDPERTGSAEEGGGVDGVRIKTERMEEWIGAGEHQEEGGPVEEGTTVMIDTSGRSTLVTGPVGALGTRSVQPSSSFSETDRFSPTGSVVVLAERQRAKSESPNRADELRQASSQGEEHAAFDMGGYEDYLREQVGDRWFRYNPRLTCIYCCKSFNQKGSLDRHMRLHMGITPFVCRICGKKYTRKDQLEYHIRKHTGNKPFHCHVCGKSFPFQAILNQHFRKNHPGCAPQEAHSASPETTTTSVTSRGGPSDEASPSQEEPEGGGSGGGSSSGGGQYGEGPQASVSTTGPD, from the exons GTTCTGACTCACCTGAACCAGCTGCGTGTTCAGGGCCGTCTCTGCGACATCGTGGTCAACGTTCAGGGCCAGAGCTTCCGTGCGCACAAGGTGGTCCTGGCCGCCAGCTCGCCGTACTTCCGGGACCACATGTCTCTGAGCCAGATGAGCACCGTGTCGCTGACGGTGATCCGAAACCCGTCGGTGTTCGAGCAGCTGCTGTCCTTCTGCTACACGGGTCGCCTCTGCCTGCAGCTTGCTGACATCATCAGCTACCTGACGGCCGCCAGCTTCCTGCAGATGCAGCACATCATTGACCGCTGCACCCAGATCCTGGAGGGCATCCACCTCAAGATCAGCCTGGCCGACCTGGACGAGGAGtccagggaggaggaggtgcggGGCCCCAGGGGCATCAGGACCCTGGAGGCGGTGGTCCGAGGAGGGGGTCATCACGGTCTGCGGCTCCTCGGCCCACGAGGAGGTGCGGAGGCGTGTGAGGCGGTCAGCCCCACCGAGGAGCCGATCAGCCCACCGCCAACGGTGGAGCACAGTGGGCTGGAGGGGGCCACTGCTGCCAGCAGAGCCGGCAAAGAACCGATCCTTCGCATCAACCGGGCCGGTCAGTGGTACGTGGAGACGAGCAGTGACCCGGAGCGGACCGGCAGCGCAGAGGAGGGCGGCGGCGTAGATGGAGTCAGGATCAAGacggagaggatggaggagtggATCGGAGCAGGTGAGCATCAGGAGGAGGGGGGCCCGGTGGAGGAGGGGACCACGGTGATGATTGACACGTCAGGACGCAGCACACTGGTGACGGGGCCAGTCGGGGCGTTGGGGACCCGGAGCGTCCAACCGTCCTCCAGCTTCAGcgagacagacag GTTCAGTCCCACCGGCAGCGTGGTCGTCCTGGCAGAGCGTCAGAGAGCAAAGAGTGAATCTCCCAACAGGGCGGACGAACTGCGTCAGGCGAGCTCCCAG GGGGAGGAGCATGCAGCATTTGATATGGGCGGCTACGAGGATTACCTGAGGGAGCAGGTAGGAGACCGCTGGTTCCGCTACAACCCCCGGCTCACCTGCATCTACTGCTGCAAGTCCTTCAACCAGAAAGGCAGCCTGGACCGCCACATGCGCCTGCACATGGGTATCACGCCGTTCGTCTGCCGAATCTGTGGGAAGAAGTACACCCGCAAAGACCAGCTTGAGTACCACATCCGCAAGCACACCGGCAACAAGCCCTTCCACTGCCACGTCTGTGGCAAGAGTTTCCCCTTCCAGGCCATCCTCAATCAGCACTTCCGCAAGAACCACCCGGGCTGCGCCCCCCAAGAGGCTCACAGCGCTTCCCCCGagaccaccaccacctctgtcACGTCCAGGGGGGGTCCGAGTGATGAGGCCTCCCCCAGCCAGGAGGAGCCCGAGGGCGGAGGCAGCGGCGGGGGGAGCAGCAGCGGCGGGGGCCAGTACGGCGAAGGTCCCCAGGCCTCGGTCTCCACCACGGGGCCCGACTGA